Below is a window of Lacibacter sp. H407 DNA.
GTAACGAAGCCATTCCTCCATACGGAAGTTTAGCACTTGCCGATCAACGTGATTATTTATTTCTTGGCGAAAGAGTATCGGGCTATACACCGGGAAGTACATTGTCGAATCCAAGGTTGAAATGGGAAACATCAACTACATTAAACCTGGCGCTTGATTTTGGATTATTTAAAAACCGCCTGTCAGGCACAGTTGAATATTATAAAACAAACACAACCGATCTGTTGGTAAACCGTCAGTTGAATGCATCGATTGGTTATTCAACGCAGCCGTTTAATATTGGCGAAATTCAAAATCAGGGAATCGAAATACAGATCGATGCCATTCCTGTTCAAACAAAAGATTTAACTGTTCAAACAGGATTGTTGTTTTCAAGAAACCGAAATCAGATCTTACGATTATATGGTGATGTGAATGGTGATGGTGTGGAAGATGATGATGTTGCGAATAACTGGTTCATTGGTCAGCCAATTGAAATTTTCCGTCAACCGAAATACTTAGGTGTATGGCAGGGTGTGGAAGTGTATCCCGGTTCAACATTCAATACTGCAACTGGCAAATGGGAGATCAATGGTGCACAGGCGCCGGTAGCATTGGACAAAGATGGTAATCCAATTAAAGATCCGTTTACAGGAAGAACACCGGTACCCGGCACTGTAAAATTAGAAGACAGAAATGGTGATGGTAAAATCGATCCAAATGATAATTATATCACATCAAGATATCCTTATTGGATGGGTTCTTTCAATATTAATGTAAGCTATAAAGGATTTGATCTGTCGATGGATATTTATACCGTACAGGGAATTACAAGAAACAATCAATTCCTGTATGATTATACGGCGGGTGGTGATTTGCGTGGTAACAGAAACGGAATTAAAGTTGATTACTGGACTCCTGAAAATCCATCAAACACTTATCCGCAACCAAATGCAGGTACATCCCCTCCCGGTATGACGAATCTTGGTTTGCAGGATGCATCGTTCTGGAGATTACAAAATCTTTCATTAGGGTATAACTTTTCTCCGAAAACAGTATCAAGGTTGAAGTTGGCAAACTTAAGAGTATATGCAACTGCTCAGAACTTATTTACAATAACAGATTACAAAGCATACAGTCCTGAGCAGGATCTATATGCCTATCCAATGACAACCAATTTTGTGTTTGGTGTAAAGCTTGGTCTGTAACCGTTTACGTAAACAAGTCTGTAAAAGCAGACACATTGTTTTAATTGATTAAAAAAATTATAATGAAAAATATATTTAAGATAGCAGTTGTTGTTGTGGGAATTGTATTTCTCAACAGCTCTTGCAAAAAATGGCTCACGGAAGAAAATTTTGTGAGAATTGGTTCTGATGTTATTTATCAGGATGAAGGTGGTTTAAGTGTAGGCTTGGGTGCGTTGTATAATTTGCAACGTGCTTATGAACTTATGAGTTATAACAATGGATTGCAACAGAACAATCTCTGGGTTTATTGTGCCGATGATCTCGGTTGTACAAGAACATTCAATGATGCGCAGGTTTACAAAGCAAATATGAATGCGATCAATTTCCCAAGAGGAAAATGGAATTCAGGTTATCAGCTTATTGACAGAGCCAGTGCAATTATCTCTGCAGCTCCGAATGTTACATTTTCTTCGGCTGCAAACAGAAGCCGTGTAATTGCAGAAGCGAAAGTAATTCGTGCAATGACGTACTTTAAACTCTGGCAACTTTATGACAATATTCTGATCGATACTATTCCAACAACAGTTGAAAATGCATTTGAACCGGTTGTATACAGCCCGGCAGCGAAAGCAGATGTATTGAACCTCATCAATTCTGATTTGGATTTTGCAATTGCAAATTTATCATACAACACAAAGCCCGGGCAAATCAGCCAGGGATTGGCAAGGCATATCCGTGCGCAGGTAGCTTCATGGCAGAGTGATTGGACCACAATGGCTGCACAGTGTGATGCAATTATCAATACAGGTGGTTATAGTCTGCAACCGCTGGATCTTGTGTTTGGTGCCAACGTAAATCACAAGGAGGCAATTTATACTTATCAGTTTGATGAGATATTAAGTAACAACAGCGGTACACTTGCCGGAGGTGAACAACATTACCTCAGTGCATTTTTTACTGCACGTTATTATGAAATGCCCGGTGGCCATATGATCGAGGATAATACGTGGGGTGGAAATTCATTTGCATGGACAACTCCAAACTTCTATTTAAAACGTTTAATGGGTTGGGACGCTGCAACAGGTCTTTCTCCTGATAGACGCTTTACTACTTATTTCTATCCTGATACAGTGATCGGTAACAAACCGGGTTCTGCTTACTTTGGATTGAAGTTGCCAAGGTCATCTTATCCGGGTAACAACAAGCTTGGTAATTACAGACAATATTCTTTCAGTGTAAAAAAATACCAGGATTTTACAAAGCCCGCAGGACGTGCAGGCAGTTACAAAGATGTAATTGCATACCGTTTGGCAGAAACATTATTGTTGGGTGCTGAAGCGCATTGGAGAAAGTCAGGCAACCCATCCGATCCAACTGCATTGTTGTATATCAACAGAATTCGTACAAGAGCGGGTATGCCTTCGTTTACAACGCTTGATCAACAAACTATTTTAGATGAGTCGGCACGTGAATTGGCATTTGAAGGTGGCCGCTGGTTTTTGTTGAAACGTATGGGTGTATTGGTTAGTCAGGTGAATCAATATCATACATTCGGAAGTTCGAGTACAAATGAAGCCGTGTTTCCAATGCAGCCTCACATGGTGCGTTGGCCGATACCACAGGATCAGATCGATCTGATGGCACCGAGCTTTCCACAAAATCAAGGTTACTAAGATGTTCTTTTCAAAAGCAGGACTGTTAATTTCTACAGTCCTGCTTTTATCATTCATATTTTATTGCAATTAACCCGGAATGAAACGTTTCTTTTTTTATTTCTTACCTCTTTTACTTTCGTCGTTTGTGTCAGCACAAACATCTTTGCCTGTGTATAAAAACAAAAATGCACCCCTTGAAAAGCGGATTGATGATTTATTGAAACGGATGACACTTGAAGAAAAGATTCTTCAAATGAATCAATGGACCTACGGCAAGAATGCAAATGCGAACAATATTGAAGCAAGTATGAAAGCGGTGCGACCGGAAATTGGTTCACTCATTTATCGAAGCATCAACCCGGTTTATAAAAATCAGATACAGCGAAAAGCGATGGAGCAATCACGACTCGGCATTCCGATTCTCATGGGCTTTGATGTGATCCATGGTTATCGAACTATTTTTCCGATTCCGCTTGCACAAGCCTGTTCATGGAATACGGATCTGGTGAAAGATGCATGCACTGTTGCAGCAAAAGAATCTAAACTATCAGGAGTTGACTGGACATTTTCTCCAATGGTTGATGTGGCACGTGATGCACGTTGGGGAAGAGTTGCAGAAGGATACGGAGAAGATACCTATGCTAATGCAATGTTTGCTGTTGCATCCATTAAAGGTTATCAAGGAAAGAATTTATCTGATTCATTTTCTATAGCAGCATGTATTAAACATTATATCGGTTACAGTTTATCTGAAGGCGGGCGTGATTACCGCTATGCTGATGTATCGGCTCAAACAATGTGGGAAACATTTATGCCTCCTTACGAAGCAGGTGTAAAAGCAGGTGCTGCAACACTCATGAGCAGCTTTAATGATATCAGCGGAATACCCGCCTCTGCAAATCCATACACATTAACGGAGATATTAAAGAAGCGTTGGAAACACGATGGCTTTGTAGTATCTGATTGGGGTTCGGTTGAAAATCTTATTCCACAAGGATTTGCAAAGGATAAAAGAGAAGCTGCCTACATGAGTTTTATGGCAGGAGTAGAGATGGATATGGTGGATAATCTTTATGTTGAAAATTTACAGCAATTGGTATTGGAGAAAAAAATACCAATGAGTAAAATTGATGATGCAGTAAAAAGAATTTTGCGAATCAAATTTCGATTGGATTTGTTCGAACAACCATATGTAATTGAACTTCCGGAACAAGAGCGTTACTACGAACCAAAAAGCATGGCGATTGCAGCACAGCTTGCTGCAGAGTCGATGGTGTTGCTGAAGAATAATAAGCAGACACTTCCTTTAAACAAATCAATTAAAAAGATCGCTTTGATCGGTCCGATGGTAAAAGATAGTGTGAACATCATGGGTTCATGGGAAGGACAAGGTGTGTCCGAAGCAGTTGAAACTATTTATGAAGGATTTGAAAAGGAGTTTAAAGGCAAAGCAAGTTTACATTATGCAAAAGGATGTGCTTTTGAAGGAACCGATGAAAGTGGGTTTGAAGAAGCAGTGAATACCGCCATGCAATCGGATGTAATCATCCTTTGCATGGGAGAAATGAAAAAGTGGAGTGGAGAAAATGCATCACGATCAACCATTGCATTACCCATTATCCAGGAACGTTTGGTTACAGCATTGAAGAAAACAGGAAAGCCCATCATTCTCATTTTATCAAATGGCAGACCGTTGGAATTAGGAAATTTAGAAAACTTATCTGATGCCATTTTAGAAATATGGCAACCGGGAACCGCAGGTGGCAGTGCTGTTGCAGGAATGATTTCCGGCCGCTTAAATCCATCTGGTAAATTAGCGATCACGTTTCCATTAACAACAGGACAAATTCCAACCTATTACAACATGCGTCAATCGGCCCGTCCAAAGTTGG
It encodes the following:
- a CDS encoding RagB/SusD family nutrient uptake outer membrane protein, whose product is MKNIFKIAVVVVGIVFLNSSCKKWLTEENFVRIGSDVIYQDEGGLSVGLGALYNLQRAYELMSYNNGLQQNNLWVYCADDLGCTRTFNDAQVYKANMNAINFPRGKWNSGYQLIDRASAIISAAPNVTFSSAANRSRVIAEAKVIRAMTYFKLWQLYDNILIDTIPTTVENAFEPVVYSPAAKADVLNLINSDLDFAIANLSYNTKPGQISQGLARHIRAQVASWQSDWTTMAAQCDAIINTGGYSLQPLDLVFGANVNHKEAIYTYQFDEILSNNSGTLAGGEQHYLSAFFTARYYEMPGGHMIEDNTWGGNSFAWTTPNFYLKRLMGWDAATGLSPDRRFTTYFYPDTVIGNKPGSAYFGLKLPRSSYPGNNKLGNYRQYSFSVKKYQDFTKPAGRAGSYKDVIAYRLAETLLLGAEAHWRKSGNPSDPTALLYINRIRTRAGMPSFTTLDQQTILDESARELAFEGGRWFLLKRMGVLVSQVNQYHTFGSSSTNEAVFPMQPHMVRWPIPQDQIDLMAPSFPQNQGY
- a CDS encoding glycoside hydrolase family 3 N-terminal domain-containing protein; the encoded protein is MKRFFFYFLPLLLSSFVSAQTSLPVYKNKNAPLEKRIDDLLKRMTLEEKILQMNQWTYGKNANANNIEASMKAVRPEIGSLIYRSINPVYKNQIQRKAMEQSRLGIPILMGFDVIHGYRTIFPIPLAQACSWNTDLVKDACTVAAKESKLSGVDWTFSPMVDVARDARWGRVAEGYGEDTYANAMFAVASIKGYQGKNLSDSFSIAACIKHYIGYSLSEGGRDYRYADVSAQTMWETFMPPYEAGVKAGAATLMSSFNDISGIPASANPYTLTEILKKRWKHDGFVVSDWGSVENLIPQGFAKDKREAAYMSFMAGVEMDMVDNLYVENLQQLVLEKKIPMSKIDDAVKRILRIKFRLDLFEQPYVIELPEQERYYEPKSMAIAAQLAAESMVLLKNNKQTLPLNKSIKKIALIGPMVKDSVNIMGSWEGQGVSEAVETIYEGFEKEFKGKASLHYAKGCAFEGTDESGFEEAVNTAMQSDVIILCMGEMKKWSGENASRSTIALPIIQERLVTALKKTGKPIILILSNGRPLELGNLENLSDAILEIWQPGTAGGSAVAGMISGRLNPSGKLAITFPLTTGQIPTYYNMRQSARPKLGGYQDIATEPKYPFGYGLSYTSFTYGAVKLSTTRFSKNQKLTATVEITNSGAVEGKETVLWFIADPVASITRPMKELKFFEKKELKAGEKKTFMFEIDPMRDLSFPDANGMRRLESGDYYLIVNDQKIKFELID